The following are encoded together in the Campylobacter devanensis genome:
- a CDS encoding amino acid ABC transporter ATP-binding protein, which yields MIKTINLTKNYGDLCVLNGINTQINRGEVVAVIGPSGGGKSTFLRCLNRLEEPTDGEIIIDGQNILDKKVNINKIRQKVSMVFQHFNLFANKTVMQNLTLAPIQAKLCSESEAKDRAIELLKKVGLESKADVYPHKLSGGQKQRIAIARSLALKPEVILFDEPTSALDPEMIGEVLSIMKEVANEGLTMVVVTHEMGFARNVASRIFFMDKGIIAVDGCPKAIFEDTTHPRLNEFLNKVLNH from the coding sequence ATGATTAAGACAATAAATTTAACAAAAAACTATGGTGATTTATGCGTTTTAAATGGTATAAATACGCAGATAAATAGAGGCGAGGTAGTAGCTGTAATTGGCCCAAGTGGTGGCGGTAAAAGTACATTTTTACGCTGTTTAAATAGATTAGAAGAGCCTACAGATGGAGAGATAATAATAGATGGCCAAAATATCTTAGATAAAAAAGTTAATATTAATAAAATTAGACAAAAAGTAAGTATGGTATTTCAGCATTTTAATCTATTTGCCAATAAAACTGTAATGCAAAATTTAACATTAGCTCCAATTCAAGCCAAATTATGTAGTGAATCTGAAGCAAAAGATAGAGCTATTGAACTTTTAAAAAAAGTTGGCTTAGAATCCAAAGCCGATGTATATCCGCACAAACTAAGTGGTGGCCAAAAACAAAGAATTGCAATCGCTAGAAGTTTAGCTTTAAAACCTGAAGTTATACTATTTGATGAGCCTACAAGCGCCTTAGACCCTGAGATGATTGGCGAGGTTTTATCTATTATGAAAGAGGTTGCAAATGAAGGGCTAACTATGGTTGTAGTAACTCATGAGATGGGATTTGCTAGAAATGTAGCTAGTAGAATATTTTTTATGGATAAAGGTATAATTGCAGTAGATGGCTGCCCTAAAGCAATATTTGAAGATACTACCCACCCAAGATTAAATGAATTTTTAAACAAAGTACTAAATCACTAA
- a CDS encoding amino acid ABC transporter permease, with product MTKLLNEKFFKFIFSVSIIVIGVWLTFPSELTSAQKSAYTNAYFTTIMLTFGGISIGIVLGFILAFLKFLNIKILSFFIDEYIDIIRGTPVLLQLMIFAFVILATLSDNFYAAVIALGLNSSAYVAEIVRSGINSVDRGQMEAARAMGLSYSVSMRLIIFPQAIKNILPALANEFISLFKETSVVGLIGIFDLTMQSKSLQSTLFTPEPILFAGVVYYANVKLFSVIAKLLENRLNRHD from the coding sequence TTGACTAAATTACTCAATGAAAAATTTTTTAAATTCATCTTTTCTGTTAGTATAATTGTTATTGGCGTGTGGCTTACATTTCCTAGTGAGCTTACATCAGCACAAAAATCAGCCTACACAAATGCATATTTTACTACTATTATGCTTACTTTTGGTGGGATTAGCATCGGTATTGTTTTGGGCTTTATATTAGCTTTTTTAAAATTCTTAAATATTAAAATTTTATCATTTTTTATAGATGAATATATAGATATTATTCGTGGTACGCCTGTACTTTTACAATTAATGATATTTGCTTTTGTTATTCTTGCTACACTTAGCGATAACTTCTATGCAGCTGTGATTGCCCTAGGACTTAATAGTTCTGCGTATGTCGCTGAGATAGTTCGCAGTGGTATCAATAGTGTCGATCGTGGTCAGATGGAAGCAGCTCGTGCTATGGGATTAAGCTACAGTGTATCAATGCGCTTAATAATATTCCCACAAGCAATTAAAAATATTCTACCAGCTCTTGCTAATGAATTTATAAGCTTATTTAAAGAGACATCTGTAGTAGGATTAATAGGGATATTTGATTTAACAATGCAGAGCAAAAGCTTGCAATCTACACTATTTACTCCTGAGCCAATTTTATTTGCTGGTGTGGTATATTATGCTAATGTTAAACTATTCTCCGTTATAGCAAAATTATTAGAAAATAGGCTAAATAGACATGATTAA
- a CDS encoding flagellar hook-basal body protein, with the protein MQNGYYQATGAMVTQFNRLDIITNNLANVNTSGYKKDDVVIADFERIFKETKDALPLENHTKDSAKFLNRTLNRVPHINEVYTDFGTGGLKHTNNPLDISLGKNDLFLLVDSPSGIRLTKNGSLNLDSEGYLVTKEGYRVLPSNYAAQQGPNRGIQIPQDTQMTVDKDGNIYAGDEPVGRFYIAQPRELRDLQKEGDNLYKLDNIDGLTDNIESGSIAQGYAQISNVNPVKEMVSLIETQRMVDMYQKVMTTHMSDLNQDAINKLASMRAN; encoded by the coding sequence ATGCAAAATGGATATTATCAAGCAACTGGCGCAATGGTGACTCAGTTTAACCGCTTAGATATCATTACTAATAACTTAGCTAATGTAAATACTAGCGGATATAAAAAAGATGATGTGGTGATAGCTGATTTTGAAAGAATATTTAAAGAGACAAAGGATGCTTTGCCGCTAGAAAATCACACTAAAGATTCAGCTAAATTTCTAAACCGCACATTAAATAGAGTGCCACATATCAATGAGGTTTATACTGATTTTGGCACTGGTGGGCTAAAGCATACTAATAATCCGCTAGATATATCACTTGGCAAAAATGATCTATTTTTACTAGTAGATAGTCCATCAGGTATAAGGCTGACTAAAAATGGCTCACTAAATTTAGATAGCGAAGGGTATTTAGTTACAAAAGAGGGTTATAGAGTACTGCCTAGCAACTATGCTGCTCAACAAGGACCAAATAGAGGTATTCAAATTCCGCAAGATACTCAAATGACAGTTGACAAAGATGGTAATATTTACGCAGGAGATGAGCCTGTGGGGAGATTTTATATCGCTCAGCCTAGAGAGCTTAGAGATTTACAAAAAGAGGGCGATAATCTCTATAAACTAGATAATATAGATGGCCTAACTGATAATATTGAAAGTGGATCAATCGCTCAAGGCTATGCACAAATCTCAAATGTAAATCCAGTTAAAGAGATGGTAAGTCTAATTGAAACACAAAGAATGGTAGATATGTACCAAAAAGTTATGACAACACATATGAGCGACCTTAACCAAGATGCAATAAATAAACTAGCTTCTATGAGAGCTAATTAA
- the flgG gene encoding flagellar basal-body rod protein FlgG — protein sequence MIRSLYTAATGMIAQQTQIDTTSHNISNVNTIGFKKNRAEFADLMYQTMQYAGTPTSATTMSPTGMEVGLGVRPTAITKMFGQGYFKETGNALDMTIAGNGFFQVQLPDGTTAYTRNGAFKLDGDGNIVNSDGYRLLPEMTIPADATEISIGTDGTISVLQPGNEEMTQIGQIELANFINPAGLHAMGDNLFLETAASGAPNIGNGGTDGFGQIKQHFVEMSNVQLVEEMTDLITGQRAYEANSKAITTSDEMLQTVNQLKR from the coding sequence ATGATAAGATCACTATATACAGCAGCTACAGGTATGATAGCACAACAAACACAAATAGATACAACATCGCACAATATCTCAAATGTCAATACTATAGGTTTTAAGAAAAATAGAGCCGAATTTGCTGATTTGATGTATCAAACTATGCAATACGCAGGCACACCGACAAGTGCTACTACAATGAGCCCAACAGGTATGGAAGTAGGTCTTGGCGTGCGTCCAACTGCTATTACAAAGATGTTTGGGCAAGGATATTTCAAAGAGACAGGAAATGCGCTTGATATGACAATTGCCGGTAATGGATTTTTCCAAGTTCAGCTTCCAGATGGTACTACAGCATATACAAGAAATGGGGCATTTAAGCTAGATGGCGATGGAAATATAGTAAATAGCGATGGTTATAGACTACTTCCTGAGATGACTATCCCAGCTGACGCTACTGAAATTTCAATAGGAACTGATGGAACTATATCAGTACTTCAACCAGGCAATGAAGAGATGACACAGATCGGTCAAATAGAGTTAGCTAACTTTATAAACCCAGCCGGACTTCACGCTATGGGGGATAATCTATTTTTAGAAACCGCAGCGAGCGGAGCACCAAATATCGGTAATGGCGGTACTGATGGCTTTGGTCAGATCAAGCAACACTTTGTAGAGATGAGTAATGTCCAATTAGTAGAAGAGATGACTGATCTCATCACAGGCCAAAGAGCTTATGAAGCCAACTCAAAAGCTATCACAACAAGTGATGAAATGCTCCAAACCGTAAATCAGCTAAAACGATAA
- a CDS encoding MBOAT family O-acyltransferase, with protein MVFSSYAFIFGFLPVMIVGFYLLKYLNYHRASNIFLVLGSLFFYAFWNVLYLPILVGSILINYLIASRILSIKLAKLGGGKSLLIIGIILNLSLLGFFKYTDFFLENFNLFNQILNLNFNIPLPHIVLPLAISFFTFQQIAFLTDCYKNVDINDLREHGKKIDFIDYCLFISFFPQLIAGPIVHHKEMMPQFKANETIPTQYQSIAKGLFIFSIGLFKKVFIADSFAKWANAGFSYVENGGVMNIIESWVTSLSYTFQLYFDFSGYCDMAIGLGLMFGIILPINFNSPYKSLSITEFWRRWHITLGRFLKDYLYIPLGGNRFGKILTLRNLFIVAFLSGIWHGAGWGFVIWGALHGVAMAIHRIYLYFDISLRYANSKIYKIFCWFITFNFLNITWIFFRSQNLDGALNLLKGMFGIVWIELPQKLRFPLILEQIGGRNDTIIYLIIALIITLMRKNSIEMLNSFKPNLKNAIFAGLLLYIALITLSITPYVEFIYFNF; from the coding sequence ATGGTTTTTAGCTCTTATGCTTTTATATTTGGCTTTTTGCCTGTTATGATAGTTGGATTTTATCTATTAAAATACCTTAATTATCATAGGGCTTCTAATATATTTTTAGTCCTTGGAAGTCTATTTTTCTATGCTTTTTGGAATGTTTTGTATCTGCCTATTTTGGTTGGGTCGATTTTGATAAATTACCTTATCGCTAGTAGAATTTTATCTATCAAATTAGCCAAATTGGGGGGGGGTAAGAGCCTTTTAATCATTGGAATTATCCTTAATCTTAGCTTACTTGGGTTTTTTAAATATACAGATTTTTTCTTAGAAAATTTCAATCTCTTTAATCAAATTTTAAATTTAAATTTCAATATCCCCTTGCCGCATATAGTTTTGCCTTTGGCTATATCATTTTTCACTTTTCAGCAGATCGCATTTTTAACTGATTGCTATAAAAATGTAGATATCAATGACCTAAGGGAGCATGGTAAAAAAATAGATTTTATAGATTATTGCTTGTTTATCAGCTTCTTTCCGCAATTAATCGCCGGACCAATAGTCCATCACAAAGAGATGATGCCACAATTTAAAGCTAATGAGACTATCCCTACTCAATATCAATCCATAGCCAAAGGGCTATTTATCTTTAGTATTGGACTATTTAAAAAGGTATTTATCGCAGATAGCTTTGCGAAGTGGGCTAATGCTGGATTTAGCTATGTAGAAAATGGCGGGGTAATGAATATCATAGAGTCATGGGTAACATCGCTTTCATATACTTTTCAGCTATATTTTGATTTTAGTGGGTATTGTGATATGGCTATTGGGCTTGGGCTGATGTTTGGTATCATCTTGCCTATAAATTTCAACTCGCCATATAAATCATTAAGCATAACCGAATTTTGGCGTAGATGGCACATAACCTTAGGTAGATTCTTAAAAGATTATCTATATATTCCACTTGGCGGAAATAGATTTGGCAAGATTTTAACCCTTAGAAATCTCTTTATTGTAGCGTTTTTAAGTGGAATTTGGCATGGTGCTGGATGGGGATTTGTGATTTGGGGTGCGCTTCATGGCGTTGCTATGGCGATTCATCGAATTTATCTATATTTTGATATCTCATTAAGATACGCAAATTCAAAAATCTATAAAATTTTTTGCTGGTTTATAACATTTAATTTTTTAAATATCACTTGGATATTTTTCAGAAGTCAAAACTTAGATGGGGCTTTAAATTTGCTTAAAGGAATGTTTGGGATTGTCTGGATAGAATTGCCACAAAAGCTTAGATTTCCTTTGATTTTAGAGCAAATTGGCGGTAGAAATGATACTATCATATATCTTATCATCGCACTAATCATAACTCTAATGCGCAAAAATAGCATTGAGATGCTAAATTCATTTAAGCCAAATTTAAAAAACGCAATTTTCGCTGGATTGTTGCTATATATAGCACTCATCACACTTAGTATAACTCCATATGTAGAATTTATATATTTTAATTTTTAA
- a CDS encoding agmatine deiminase family protein encodes MRAFGEWEDQELLMLSIPHINSDWAEYLDEILDSYEELVRVVSNYQKVLLIAPNSSDFVRFKKYKNCEFLQIDTDDTWIRDYGAIDVNLGDEIISYDFKFNAWGGKFSSSKDDAVNKKLFEHFGTKLEEINLILEGGSIDFNGDGVMLTTTECLLNDNRNRLSKDELEIRLKDLFGLKKIVWLNHGFIKGDDTDSHIDTLARFISPNTIAYAACDDESDEHFVELNLMKKELESSGFELIALNLPKPVYYNDRRLGATYCNFIFINGALIVPTYGDKIADQRAINSLKKALPNRDIIGVDSRVFIRQNGSLHCSSQNRFKRIK; translated from the coding sequence ATTAGAGCCTTTGGCGAGTGGGAAGACCAAGAGCTTTTGATGCTTAGCATTCCGCATATTAATAGCGATTGGGCTGAGTATTTAGATGAAATTTTAGATAGCTATGAAGAGTTAGTAAGGGTGGTTAGTAATTACCAAAAAGTGCTATTGATCGCCCCAAATTCAAGTGATTTTGTTAGGTTTAAGAAGTATAAAAATTGCGAATTTTTACAAATTGATACCGATGATACTTGGATTAGAGATTATGGTGCGATAGATGTGAATTTAGGTGATGAGATTATCAGCTATGATTTTAAATTCAACGCTTGGGGCGGTAAATTTAGCAGTAGCAAAGATGATGCAGTAAATAAGAAATTATTTGAGCATTTTGGAACTAAATTAGAAGAGATTAATTTGATTTTAGAAGGTGGTAGTATCGATTTTAATGGTGATGGAGTAATGCTTACAACCACTGAGTGCTTATTAAATGATAATAGAAATAGACTTAGTAAAGATGAGCTTGAGATAAGGCTAAAAGATCTGTTTGGGTTAAAAAAGATAGTTTGGTTAAATCATGGATTTATAAAAGGCGATGACACCGATAGTCATATAGACACTCTAGCTAGATTTATATCCCCAAATACCATAGCTTACGCAGCTTGTGATGATGAGAGTGATGAGCATTTTGTGGAGTTAAATTTGATGAAAAAAGAGCTAGAATCTAGTGGATTTGAGCTTATAGCACTCAATTTACCTAAGCCAGTTTATTACAATGATAGACGCCTTGGAGCTACATATTGTAACTTTATCTTTATAAATGGTGCTTTGATAGTGCCTACATATGGAGATAAAATCGCAGATCAAAGGGCTATAAACTCTCTTAAAAAGGCCTTGCCAAATAGAGATATAATAGGCGTAGATAGTAGAGTCTTTATCAGACAAAATGGTAGCCTACACTGCTCAAGCCAAAATAGATTTAAAAGGATAAAATAG
- a CDS encoding carbon-nitrogen hydrolase: MKVALIAHRYYGDKDSTIKHTTQMIQKAAKDGAQLVVLQELHQGAYFCQDESVGKFDLANDYEKDKIYWSNVAKDNKVVLVTSLFEKRAEGLYHNTSVVFDSDGKEAGKYRKMHIPDDPNFYEKFYFTPGDLGFRPIDTSLGRLGVLVCWDQWYPEAARLMALSGAKILIYPTAIGWFDGDDEATKSAQLEAWVAVQRGHAVANNLPVIAVNRVGFESDECGGGIRFWGNSFVFDAQGVELFRSNSTDEIVQIVDIDMKKCEEVRRWWPFLRDRRVESYGDITKRFID, encoded by the coding sequence GTGAAAGTAGCATTAATCGCACATAGATATTATGGGGACAAAGATAGCACAATTAAGCATACTACACAGATGATTCAAAAAGCTGCTAAAGATGGAGCGCAGCTAGTCGTGCTTCAAGAGCTTCATCAAGGGGCGTATTTTTGTCAAGATGAGAGCGTGGGTAAATTTGATCTAGCAAATGATTATGAAAAAGATAAAATTTATTGGTCTAATGTAGCTAAGGATAATAAGGTAGTGCTAGTAACTTCGCTATTTGAGAAGAGAGCTGAGGGCTTATATCATAATACTTCAGTTGTATTTGATAGCGATGGAAAAGAAGCAGGCAAATATAGAAAGATGCATATCCCTGATGATCCAAATTTTTATGAGAAATTCTATTTTACGCCAGGTGATTTAGGTTTTAGGCCTATTGATACGAGTTTAGGTAGGCTTGGGGTTTTAGTTTGTTGGGATCAGTGGTATCCAGAAGCGGCTAGATTGATGGCTTTAAGCGGGGCTAAAATTTTGATATATCCAACGGCAATTGGATGGTTTGATGGAGACGATGAAGCGACTAAATCGGCTCAATTAGAAGCTTGGGTAGCAGTCCAAAGAGGGCATGCTGTAGCCAATAATCTACCTGTTATCGCTGTTAATCGTGTAGGATTTGAGAGCGATGAGTGCGGTGGTGGGATTAGATTTTGGGGGAATAGCTTTGTTTTTGATGCTCAAGGCGTGGAGCTATTTAGGTCAAATTCAACCGATGAGATCGTCCAAATAGTAGATATAGATATGAAAAAATGCGAAGAAGTTAGGCGATGGTGGCCGTTTTTAAGAGATAGAAGAGTTGAGTCTTACGGCGATATCACAAAAAGATTTATAGATTGA
- a CDS encoding M48 family metallopeptidase, which yields MIEYEGFKIEYSKKRVKYLRLKITKTGDIKLVAPLNASKFQIESFISSHTKWIERTLSKIPKTDPNSIKFLGKSYQIQISPDFKIIDNQIFTPDIQTFTNYANSILKDLINQYINIYNLKINRPINAIRIKKMNTRWGSCNSKKRYLNFSTQLIQRDKRFIEYVVLHELAHLIYPHHQKQFYDFILSLMPDFKDRLNL from the coding sequence TTGATAGAGTATGAGGGTTTTAAAATAGAATATAGCAAAAAACGGGTAAAATATCTACGCTTAAAGATTACTAAAACTGGCGATATTAAGCTAGTAGCTCCACTCAATGCAAGCAAATTTCAGATAGAAAGCTTTATCTCATCTCATACTAAATGGATAGAAAGAACCCTATCAAAAATCCCAAAAACAGACCCAAACTCTATAAAATTTCTAGGTAAAAGCTATCAAATTCAAATTTCACCAGATTTTAAAATTATTGATAATCAAATATTTACACCAGATATTCAAACTTTTACAAACTACGCAAATAGCATATTAAAAGATCTAATAAACCAGTATATAAATATATATAATCTTAAAATAAATAGACCTATAAATGCCATAAGAATCAAAAAGATGAACACAAGGTGGGGGAGCTGCAATAGTAAAAAAAGGTATTTAAATTTCAGCACCCAGCTAATCCAAAGAGATAAGAGATTTATAGAATATGTGGTGCTTCATGAATTAGCTCACCTCATCTATCCGCACCACCAAAAGCAATTTTATGATTTTATTCTAAGTTTAATGCCTGATTTTAAAGATAGGCTCAATCTATAA
- a CDS encoding MFS transporter, whose protein sequence is MARSFSRSDIRILGLSSLGGMLEFYDFIIFVFFASYISLLFFPADLDPFWAIFNTYGTFAAGYLARPIGGVIMAHFGDKNGRKNMFMLSILLMVIPTFLLGIMPTFESIGYLAPIILVIIRILQGIAIGGELPGAWVFVSEHAPRGKLYTSISILTAAVVAGILLGSFVTMIVKDIWSDNEIRDGMWRLPFILGGVFGIISIYLRRYLSETPVFKEMQERNELDKIPLKSIFKFHKIDSIASMLITWVLTGCIVVLILLMPNFMPKAFNADGVELGRLTTIYMQMGAIVLLCFGCFIYGRLSDKYGIAKTTLVLALLFSISVYAYFDALYSGVSFEMVLGLYLLSGLLACVGPCGAPFLMIAIFPNKLRFSGISFAYNIAYAIAGGVTTPFATAMVFKFDPMYLAYYMVVLGFIAAGCSIWFMLRRKDLNI, encoded by the coding sequence ATGGCTAGATCATTTAGTAGATCAGACATTAGAATTTTGGGGCTTTCATCTCTTGGTGGAATGCTTGAGTTTTATGATTTTATTATCTTTGTATTTTTTGCTTCTTATATATCATTGCTATTTTTTCCGGCTGATTTAGATCCATTTTGGGCTATTTTTAATACATATGGCACCTTTGCTGCTGGATATTTAGCTAGGCCGATTGGTGGGGTGATTATGGCACATTTTGGGGATAAAAATGGCCGTAAAAATATGTTTATGCTCTCTATTTTACTTATGGTTATTCCTACATTTTTATTAGGTATTATGCCAACATTTGAAAGTATTGGATATTTAGCACCAATTATTTTAGTTATTATTAGAATTTTACAAGGTATTGCAATTGGCGGAGAGCTTCCTGGAGCGTGGGTATTTGTTAGTGAGCATGCACCTCGTGGAAAGCTATATACTAGCATAAGCATTCTAACAGCAGCAGTTGTAGCTGGTATCTTGCTTGGTAGTTTTGTTACTATGATTGTTAAAGATATTTGGAGTGATAATGAGATTAGAGATGGGATGTGGAGATTGCCATTTATTTTAGGTGGTGTCTTTGGGATTATATCTATATATCTTAGAAGATATTTAAGTGAAACTCCGGTATTTAAAGAGATGCAAGAGAGAAATGAGCTTGATAAAATTCCTTTAAAATCCATATTTAAATTTCATAAAATTGATAGTATCGCATCTATGCTTATCACTTGGGTTTTAACTGGATGTATTGTTGTTCTTATACTTTTAATGCCAAATTTTATGCCTAAGGCATTTAACGCTGATGGAGTTGAGTTAGGGCGTCTTACAACTATATATATGCAGATGGGTGCTATAGTTCTTTTATGTTTTGGTTGTTTTATTTATGGTAGATTAAGTGATAAATATGGTATTGCTAAAACTACTTTAGTATTGGCTTTATTATTTTCAATTAGTGTTTATGCCTATTTTGATGCGCTTTATAGTGGGGTGAGTTTTGAGATGGTTCTAGGGCTTTATTTGCTTAGTGGCTTACTGGCTTGTGTTGGTCCATGTGGGGCGCCATTTTTGATGATTGCAATATTTCCTAATAAACTTAGATTTAGTGGGATTTCATTTGCTTATAATATTGCTTATGCTATAGCTGGTGGTGTTACTACTCCATTTGCTACTGCTATGGTATTTAAATTTGACCCTATGTATTTGGCGTATTATATGGTAGTTCTTGGCTTTATAGCTGCTGGTTGTAGTATATGGTTTATGCTTAGACGCAAAGATCTTAACATATAG